In Chryseobacterium camelliae, one DNA window encodes the following:
- the rpoB gene encoding DNA-directed RNA polymerase subunit beta gives MSKTKTATQGNPRINFSSAKGKIITPDFLDIQIESFKEFFQLDTLPEDRRSEGLYKTFQENFPITDSRNQFVLEFLDYLVDSPRYSIDECVERGLTYSVPLKARLKLYCTDPEHEDFQTVVQDVYLGPVPYMTPSGSFIINGAERVIVTQLHRSPGVFFGQTYHANGTKLYYSRIIPFKGSWMEFTTDINSVMYAYIDRKKKLPLTTLLRAIGYESDKDILQIFDLAEEVKVSKAALKKVEGRTLAARVLNTWFEDFVDEDTGEVVSIERNEIILDRETILEKEHLDLILDAGVKSILIHKENSNEFSIIQNTLQKDPTNSEKEAVEYIYRQLRNADPPDEETARGIIEKLFFSEQRYSLGEVGRYRLNKKLGLNIPTTTEVLTKEDIIAIVRHLIELVNSKAEVDDIDHLSNRRIKTVGEQLAGQFGVGLSRIARTIKERMNVRDNEIFTPLDLVNAKTLTSVINSFFGTNQLSQFMDQTNPLSEITHKRRLSALGPGGLSRERAGFEVRDVHHTHYGRICPIETPEGPNIGLISSLGIYAKINRLGFIETPYRKVENSKIDLNSDPIYLNAEDEESKVIAQANVELSDNGEFETDRIIARLDGDYPVVEPSQVDLIDVAPNQISGISASLIPFLEHDDANRALMGSNMMRQAVPLLKPQAPIVGTGLEQQVARDSRILINAEGTGTVEYVDADKITIKYERSEDEDLVQFESATKTYNLTKFRKTNQSTTITLRPNVRVGDVVEKGQVLCDGYATEKGELALGRNLVVAFMPWKGYNFEDAIVINEKVVREDWFTSIHVDEYSLEVRDTKLGMEELTADIPNVSEEATKDLDENGMIRIGAEVKPGDIMIGKITPKGESDPTPEEKLLRAIFGDKAGDVKDASLKADSSLRGVVINKKLFSRNIKDKKKRTEEKLKLEEIENTYKAKFDDLRNTLIEKLNTLVSGKTSQGVKNDLDEEIIGKGVKFTHKLLTSVEDYVNVSGSDWTVDADKNELIKQLIHNYKIKFNDIQGVKNREKFAISIGDELPAGIMKLAKVYIAKKRKLNVGDKMAGRHGNKGIVSRIVREEDMPFLEDGTPVDIVLNPLGVPSRMNIGQIYETVLGWAGQKLGMKFATPIFDGATLDQITEYTEKAGLPKFGHTYLYDGGTGERFTQAATVGVIYMLKLGHMVDDKMHARSIGPYSLITQQPLGGKAQFGGQRFGEMEVWALEAFGASNILREILTVKSDDVIGRAKTYEAIAKGEAMPEPGIPESFNVLLHELQGLGLDVRLEE, from the coding sequence ATGAGTAAAACAAAAACAGCAACTCAGGGAAATCCGAGAATCAATTTCTCATCGGCGAAAGGAAAAATCATCACTCCGGACTTCCTGGACATCCAGATCGAGTCTTTTAAAGAGTTTTTCCAGCTGGATACCCTTCCTGAAGACAGGAGAAGCGAAGGTCTTTACAAGACTTTTCAGGAAAACTTCCCTATTACAGATTCCAGAAACCAGTTTGTATTGGAATTCCTGGATTACCTGGTAGATTCACCACGATATTCCATCGATGAATGTGTGGAAAGAGGACTGACGTATTCAGTGCCTTTGAAAGCAAGACTTAAACTATATTGTACAGACCCTGAGCACGAAGATTTCCAGACTGTGGTTCAGGATGTATATCTAGGCCCGGTTCCTTACATGACGCCTAGTGGTTCTTTCATCATCAATGGTGCTGAAAGAGTTATCGTTACGCAGTTGCACCGTTCACCGGGTGTATTCTTCGGGCAGACTTACCACGCTAACGGAACCAAACTGTACTATTCAAGAATTATTCCTTTTAAAGGATCTTGGATGGAATTTACAACCGATATCAACAGCGTAATGTACGCGTATATCGACCGTAAGAAAAAATTACCTTTAACTACCCTGTTAAGAGCGATCGGTTATGAATCTGATAAGGATATCCTTCAGATCTTCGACCTTGCTGAAGAAGTGAAAGTTTCTAAAGCTGCCCTGAAAAAAGTAGAAGGAAGAACATTGGCTGCGAGAGTTCTGAACACATGGTTCGAAGACTTCGTAGACGAAGATACAGGTGAGGTGGTTTCTATCGAAAGAAACGAAATCATCCTGGATAGAGAAACTATTCTTGAAAAAGAACATTTGGATCTGATCCTTGATGCCGGTGTGAAATCTATTTTGATTCACAAAGAAAACAGCAATGAGTTCTCTATCATCCAGAATACATTACAGAAAGACCCTACCAACTCTGAAAAAGAAGCGGTAGAATATATCTATCGTCAGTTAAGAAACGCAGATCCGCCAGATGAGGAAACGGCAAGAGGAATTATTGAAAAATTATTCTTCTCTGAGCAGAGGTATTCATTAGGTGAGGTAGGACGTTACAGGCTAAACAAAAAATTAGGTCTTAACATTCCTACTACAACTGAAGTTCTTACTAAAGAAGATATCATCGCAATCGTAAGACACTTGATCGAGCTTGTAAACTCTAAAGCTGAGGTTGATGATATCGACCACTTATCCAACAGAAGAATTAAAACTGTAGGTGAGCAGCTTGCGGGACAGTTCGGGGTAGGTCTTTCAAGAATTGCAAGAACCATCAAGGAAAGAATGAACGTTAGAGATAACGAGATCTTTACTCCGCTGGACCTTGTTAATGCGAAGACATTAACGTCGGTGATCAACTCCTTCTTCGGAACCAACCAGCTTTCTCAGTTCATGGACCAGACCAACCCACTGTCAGAGATTACTCACAAGAGAAGATTGTCTGCACTAGGGCCTGGTGGTTTATCAAGAGAAAGAGCAGGTTTCGAGGTACGTGACGTTCACCATACCCACTACGGAAGAATCTGCCCGATTGAAACTCCGGAAGGACCAAACATCGGTTTGATTTCCTCTTTAGGAATCTATGCAAAAATCAACAGGCTTGGTTTCATCGAAACTCCATACAGAAAAGTAGAGAACAGCAAAATCGATCTTAATTCTGATCCGATCTACCTGAATGCGGAAGACGAAGAATCTAAAGTAATTGCCCAGGCAAACGTTGAACTGAGCGATAACGGTGAATTTGAAACAGACAGGATTATCGCAAGGCTGGATGGTGACTATCCGGTAGTGGAGCCTAGCCAGGTTGACCTTATCGACGTGGCACCAAACCAGATTTCCGGTATTTCCGCTTCATTGATTCCATTCCTGGAACATGATGATGCGAACCGTGCATTGATGGGATCCAACATGATGCGTCAGGCCGTTCCGTTATTGAAGCCGCAGGCTCCGATCGTAGGTACAGGGCTTGAGCAGCAGGTGGCAAGAGATTCAAGAATCCTGATCAATGCTGAAGGTACCGGTACTGTAGAGTATGTGGACGCTGATAAGATCACTATTAAATACGAAAGAAGCGAAGACGAGGATTTAGTACAGTTCGAGTCTGCTACCAAGACTTATAACTTGACCAAGTTCAGAAAAACCAACCAGAGTACTACCATTACCCTGAGACCAAACGTAAGAGTAGGTGATGTGGTAGAAAAAGGACAGGTTCTTTGCGACGGGTATGCTACCGAAAAAGGAGAATTAGCTCTGGGTAGAAACCTTGTGGTTGCGTTCATGCCTTGGAAAGGATACAACTTTGAGGATGCGATCGTAATCAACGAAAAAGTAGTACGTGAAGACTGGTTTACTTCAATCCACGTAGATGAATATTCCCTTGAGGTTCGTGATACCAAATTAGGTATGGAAGAACTGACTGCGGATATTCCTAACGTTTCCGAAGAAGCCACCAAAGATCTTGATGAGAACGGTATGATCAGAATCGGTGCTGAAGTGAAGCCTGGAGACATCATGATCGGTAAAATTACTCCGAAAGGGGAATCTGACCCGACTCCTGAAGAAAAACTCCTTAGAGCGATCTTCGGTGATAAAGCCGGTGATGTGAAAGATGCTTCACTGAAAGCTGACTCTTCACTGAGAGGGGTGGTAATCAATAAGAAGCTGTTCTCCAGAAATATCAAAGACAAAAAGAAGAGAACTGAAGAAAAACTGAAGCTTGAAGAGATTGAAAATACCTACAAAGCTAAGTTTGATGATCTGAGAAATACATTAATTGAAAAATTAAATACGCTGGTAAGCGGTAAGACTTCTCAGGGGGTTAAAAATGACCTTGATGAAGAGATCATCGGTAAAGGAGTGAAATTCACACACAAATTACTGACTTCAGTTGAAGATTACGTGAATGTAAGCGGTTCAGACTGGACGGTTGATGCAGATAAAAACGAATTGATCAAACAGCTGATCCATAACTATAAAATTAAGTTTAACGATATTCAGGGAGTTAAGAACCGTGAGAAATTCGCTATTTCCATCGGGGATGAACTACCGGCAGGTATCATGAAGCTGGCTAAAGTTTACATCGCTAAGAAACGTAAACTAAATGTAGGGGATAAAATGGCAGGACGTCACGGTAACAAAGGTATCGTTTCAAGAATCGTTCGTGAGGAAGATATGCCGTTCCTGGAAGACGGAACACCGGTGGATATCGTACTGAACCCACTTGGGGTACCTTCCCGTATGAACATCGGGCAGATCTACGAAACCGTTTTAGGATGGGCAGGTCAGAAGCTGGGAATGAAGTTTGCGACGCCGATCTTTGACGGAGCAACGCTTGATCAGATTACTGAATATACTGAAAAGGCAGGTCTTCCTAAATTCGGACATACGTATCTGTATGACGGAGGTACCGGAGAAAGATTTACTCAGGCGGCTACCGTAGGGGTAATCTATATGCTGAAACTGGGTCACATGGTTGATGATAAGATGCACGCACGTTCTATCGGTCCGTATTCATTGATTACGCAGCAGCCGTTAGGAGGTAAAGCACAGTTCGGAGGTCAGAGATTCGGAGAGATGGAGGTTTGGGCTCTTGAAGCATTCGGTGCATCCAACATCCTTAGGGAAATCCTTACTGTGAAGTCGGATGACGTAATTGGAAGAGCCAAAACTTATGAAGCAATTGCTAAAGGGGAAGCAATGCCTGAACCAGGTATTCCGGAATCTTTCAACGTATTGCTCCACGAGTTACAAGGTCTTGGATTAGACGTAAGACTAGAGGAATAA
- the rplL gene encoding 50S ribosomal protein L7/L12 has product MSDLKNLAETLVNLTVKDVNELAAILKDEYGIEPAAAAVVMAGPGAGEAAEEKTEFDVILKSAGASKLAIVKLVKDLTGAGLKEAKDIVDGAPAPIKTGISKDEAEALKKQLEEAGAEVELK; this is encoded by the coding sequence ATGTCAGATTTAAAAAATTTAGCTGAAACGCTAGTAAACCTAACTGTAAAAGACGTAAACGAATTAGCTGCTATCCTTAAAGATGAGTACGGAATCGAGCCTGCTGCTGCTGCAGTAGTAATGGCTGGTCCTGGTGCTGGTGAAGCTGCTGAAGAAAAGACTGAATTCGACGTAATTCTTAAGTCTGCAGGTGCTTCTAAATTAGCTATCGTTAAATTGGTAAAAGATTTAACTGGTGCTGGTCTTAAAGAAGCTAAAGATATCGTAGATGGTGCTCCTGCTCCAATCAAAACTGGTATCTCTAAAGACGAAGCTGAAGCGCTTAAGAAGCAACTTGAAGAAGCTGGTGCTGAAGTAGAATTGAAGTAA
- a CDS encoding L-type lectin-domain containing protein, with amino-acid sequence MKNTAILLMVLMGHIAFAQSTPCTAKAEGAPIYKNDFGTGNATTTDANVVGHSYQAITPPDGSYTVTRSLAQTEMYTRTDLTGDKDAGYNTITAGSTDGRYLMINIDSPGTVNQAIYRIGSVSVVPGQEYRFRLDMAGLCNSCSDVPNLQLSIKDTNNNTLASANSGNLGMVNDDVWRRLMLSFTPTTSTVKLEIVNLQANGNNGNDVGIDNIVFTPIECDSDGDGIANSLDLDDDNDGIDDCTEKGFDANSSVSTIFKLNGNATQVNSKQVRLTEALTNEAGQMWSYGKVDFTKSFTLSYEANFGSSDAGADGIATVFHNSPAGVNAVGASGGGLGALGIQNGIVLEVDTYDNGTGVGDIPNDHGQIWASASQSGANLLTTAVDLGNVEDNTWRSVVITWDFPTKKLSYTVGGVLAGAYTFPSSNPITSYFGGASKVYFGYTASTGSAVNEQSVRYTDFCSQLPLELDTDGDGIPNHLDTDSDGDSCPDALEGAENVSYTMIYPMTSSTYPGQIRVRYDGVTVGTPDQIISTASAANGIPQVVNNAANNTNSGIGLSNVQGAADVGFNTIGQGVGTSQNASQKDLDCRCFRPATSPGTGGLSTSYGITALQRGGANSGGWPMKITGALMVLDAKTNGFVINRLTTTQISQLTAVKGMMVYDTTANCLKIYDGTVWACYTQQTCDQF; translated from the coding sequence ATGAAAAATACAGCAATACTTTTAATGGTATTGATGGGGCACATTGCTTTTGCACAGTCCACTCCGTGCACGGCTAAGGCAGAAGGAGCCCCTATTTACAAAAATGATTTTGGAACTGGAAATGCAACAACTACAGATGCCAATGTCGTAGGACATTCTTATCAGGCTATTACTCCTCCTGACGGTTCCTATACAGTTACCCGGTCACTTGCCCAAACTGAAATGTATACCCGGACCGACCTTACCGGAGACAAGGATGCCGGATATAATACAATTACCGCCGGGTCCACAGATGGCAGATATTTGATGATCAATATCGATTCCCCCGGAACAGTTAATCAGGCTATTTACCGTATCGGCAGTGTAAGTGTTGTACCCGGACAAGAATACCGGTTTAGGCTCGATATGGCAGGATTATGCAATAGCTGCAGTGACGTTCCTAATTTACAGTTGAGTATCAAGGATACCAACAACAACACTCTTGCCAGCGCTAACTCAGGCAATCTGGGGATGGTTAATGATGATGTATGGAGAAGGCTCATGCTTTCGTTTACACCTACTACATCTACTGTTAAACTTGAAATCGTTAATCTGCAGGCTAACGGAAATAATGGGAATGATGTAGGGATTGATAATATTGTCTTTACTCCTATTGAATGTGATTCGGATGGGGATGGGATTGCCAATTCTCTTGATCTGGATGACGATAATGACGGTATCGATGATTGTACTGAAAAAGGATTTGATGCCAACTCTTCAGTGAGCACCATTTTCAAACTCAACGGCAATGCTACACAGGTCAATTCAAAACAGGTTAGGCTGACCGAAGCACTGACTAACGAGGCAGGACAAATGTGGTCTTACGGAAAGGTAGACTTCACCAAGAGCTTTACGTTGAGCTACGAGGCCAATTTCGGAAGCAGTGATGCCGGAGCAGACGGAATTGCAACGGTATTCCATAATTCACCAGCAGGCGTTAATGCTGTTGGAGCTTCAGGTGGCGGATTGGGTGCTCTGGGAATCCAGAATGGCATTGTATTGGAGGTAGATACTTATGATAACGGAACCGGCGTAGGCGATATTCCTAATGACCACGGCCAGATCTGGGCTTCTGCCAGCCAGAGTGGCGCTAATTTACTGACGACCGCAGTAGATCTTGGAAACGTTGAAGATAATACGTGGAGATCTGTTGTGATTACCTGGGATTTTCCCACTAAGAAGCTATCGTATACGGTGGGTGGTGTTTTAGCAGGAGCTTATACTTTCCCGTCTTCTAATCCTATAACCAGCTATTTTGGCGGAGCCAGTAAAGTGTATTTCGGATATACCGCATCTACGGGAAGCGCGGTAAATGAACAAAGTGTACGATATACCGATTTCTGTTCCCAGCTTCCGCTGGAACTTGATACAGATGGAGATGGTATCCCGAATCACCTGGATACGGATTCCGACGGTGATAGCTGTCCGGATGCCCTTGAAGGTGCAGAAAATGTATCCTATACTATGATTTATCCAATGACGTCATCCACATATCCCGGACAGATCAGGGTAAGGTATGACGGGGTAACTGTAGGCACGCCGGATCAGATCATCAGTACCGCATCTGCGGCAAACGGTATTCCACAGGTGGTTAACAATGCGGCAAACAATACCAATTCAGGGATCGGTTTATCAAACGTTCAGGGAGCTGCTGATGTTGGCTTCAATACCATTGGGCAGGGTGTAGGTACTTCCCAGAATGCTTCCCAGAAAGATCTGGACTGCAGATGCTTCCGTCCTGCTACATCGCCCGGGACAGGAGGTTTGTCAACTTCGTATGGAATAACAGCACTTCAGAGAGGAGGCGCTAACAGCGGTGGCTGGCCGATGAAGATCACGGGAGCTCTTATGGTCTTGGATGCCAAAACTAACGGATTTGTTATAAACAGGTTAACTACTACTCAGATCAGTCAGCTTACTGCTGTAAAAGGCATGATGGTCTATGATACAACTGCCAACTGCCTGAAAATTTATGATGGTACTGTTTGGGCATGTTATACACAACAGACTTGTGACCAGTTTTAA
- the rplA gene encoding 50S ribosomal protein L1 — MAKLTKKQKEALSKVEKGRIYNLEEGSALVKEVNTTKFDASVDIAVRLGVDPRKANQMVRGVVSLPHGTGKDVKVLALVTPDKEAEAKEAGADYVGLDEYLQKIKEGWTDVDVIVTMPAVMGKLGPLGRVLGPRGLMPNPKSGTVTMEIGKAVTEVKAGKIDFKVDKYGIIHAGIGKVSFDAAKIKENAQELISTLIKMKPTAAKGTYVKSIYLSSTMSPGIAIDTKSVN; from the coding sequence ATGGCAAAATTGACTAAAAAGCAAAAGGAAGCTTTAAGCAAAGTAGAAAAAGGAAGAATCTATAACCTAGAAGAAGGTTCTGCTCTTGTAAAAGAAGTAAACACAACTAAATTTGATGCTTCTGTAGATATCGCTGTAAGACTTGGGGTAGACCCAAGAAAAGCTAACCAGATGGTAAGAGGAGTAGTATCCCTTCCTCATGGTACCGGTAAAGATGTTAAAGTATTGGCATTGGTAACTCCGGATAAAGAAGCTGAAGCGAAAGAAGCAGGTGCTGATTATGTAGGTTTAGACGAGTACTTACAGAAAATAAAAGAAGGCTGGACAGATGTTGACGTTATCGTTACTATGCCGGCTGTAATGGGTAAATTAGGACCATTAGGTAGAGTATTAGGACCAAGAGGTCTGATGCCAAACCCTAAATCCGGTACTGTTACCATGGAAATCGGTAAAGCGGTTACTGAAGTGAAAGCAGGTAAAATTGATTTCAAAGTAGACAAGTACGGTATTATCCACGCTGGTATTGGTAAAGTATCTTTCGATGCTGCCAAAATCAAGGAAAATGCTCAGGAACTGATCTCTACACTGATCAAAATGAAGCCTACTGCCGCTAAAGGAACTTATGTGAAGAGCATTTATTTGTCTTCTACCATGAGCCCGGGTATTGCAATTGATACTAAATCTGTTAACTAA
- the rplJ gene encoding 50S ribosomal protein L10, whose protein sequence is MTKDQKVVAIQEIKDLLQDAKVVYVADLEGLNAAKSSDFRRQAFKQNIKVKVVKNTLLQKAMEQMEGVDYSEMFQSFKGNSALMIAETANAPAKLIQGFRKKEEKPALKSAFVQETFYVGDNNLDMLANIKSREEMIGEIIGLLQSPIQRVVSALQNKPETVEAKAEEAAPAQEETPATEAPEAAAEGETPAAE, encoded by the coding sequence ATGACAAAAGACCAAAAAGTTGTAGCAATACAAGAGATCAAAGATTTGCTTCAGGATGCTAAAGTAGTTTATGTAGCAGATTTGGAAGGTTTGAACGCTGCTAAATCTTCTGACTTCAGAAGACAGGCTTTCAAGCAAAATATCAAAGTGAAAGTTGTTAAAAATACGCTTTTACAAAAAGCAATGGAACAAATGGAAGGAGTAGATTACTCTGAAATGTTCCAGTCTTTCAAAGGTAACTCAGCATTAATGATTGCTGAAACTGCCAATGCTCCTGCGAAATTAATCCAAGGGTTCAGAAAGAAAGAAGAAAAGCCGGCGCTTAAGTCTGCATTTGTTCAAGAAACATTCTATGTAGGTGACAATAACCTGGATATGTTGGCTAACATCAAATCCAGAGAAGAAATGATCGGTGAAATCATCGGATTACTTCAGTCTCCAATCCAGAGAGTGGTTTCTGCTCTTCAAAACAAACCTGAAACCGTAGAAGCCAAAGCTGAAGAAGCGGCTCCTGCTCAGGAAGAAACCCCAGCTACCGAAGCTCCGGAAGCTGCTGCAGAAGGAGAAACTCCGGCTGCTGAATAA
- a CDS encoding T9SS type A sorting domain-containing protein: MTKKLFERIAVVVMAFVLSATAFSQQGYEPIRGLGVEAKPVNNSGICLACYNGSMNAVVDADLNNNVNLGNFISVVSGNGISVKNNNSVYPAGYITGFNVDLGTSFITLDLLSSIRISTYKNGVLQESTTSGTLLSVPAFGGSKNRVFLHFKTTKEFNEVRLYQTNVLSLFSALNVYYAFAFDPAKVPVDNNGICDDIIAGSGVDGNISASSSFIAPLSYVQNRERIGDGDKNSYGSIVLPAGILGSYSVGVLDKNQVYPAGNRAGFVISPDDEGKLISAEFLKNITIETYLYGQLQDSKTLLDGGGLINIKVLGFGSGKQKVTVTTTKPFNEVRLKVTQTAGINLGSLKVYYAFEEPVACDCDDKVQTSGSAIAGNIVTGNNWTSGPGFLGIIVAKLTNLGAIVDNDPSNYATATVPAASLFSIFSAYATVGVNTTLPANTYAGFTLEKAANLIGISVLDNITVTFYKDNTVTDTFTGAGSLFSGNLFTLNSNKFYVGGKSTKPFNRMKITFNSGSALRIPQSYNIYNAFASKDDDNDGVPNCFDQCPNGDDSIDNNGNGIPDCAEGCTAVTDKSPVLDTDGDGIVDACDLDSDNDGIPDSVEDANANGKYEDDDAEGDLLLTPVLGDSVPNYRDLDSDNDGILDLFEAGIPVSVINQIDADHNGVVDANVAVGQNGIADVLETYPDSGVMKYPVQNTDGDDKLDFLDLTSNGSDYDLYAIGKSDLDDLGGGFISRISDQDKDGIQAVVDTDLVERGAPDSPLSPYAVQAKNAQKTSKASDTGIRTAADDIKIYPNPVRSGESLTIRSQQEGIYSLFSAQGQLIKTGQFKGNVEITNTLPAGIYIIKIETQSAVKSYKVLVK; encoded by the coding sequence ATGACAAAAAAATTATTTGAGAGGATTGCTGTAGTCGTTATGGCATTCGTACTTTCGGCAACAGCATTTTCACAGCAGGGGTATGAGCCCATCCGCGGATTGGGAGTAGAGGCAAAACCTGTTAACAATTCGGGGATTTGCCTTGCATGCTACAACGGGAGCATGAATGCGGTAGTTGACGCGGACCTTAATAACAATGTGAATTTAGGGAACTTTATATCCGTGGTAAGCGGAAATGGGATCTCTGTTAAGAACAACAACAGTGTGTACCCGGCAGGATACATTACGGGCTTTAATGTGGATCTCGGAACCAGTTTTATTACATTGGATCTTTTGAGTTCCATAAGGATCAGTACCTATAAAAACGGAGTCCTTCAGGAGAGCACTACAAGTGGTACCCTGCTTTCGGTGCCTGCTTTCGGCGGAAGTAAAAACCGGGTGTTCCTGCATTTTAAGACGACAAAAGAGTTCAATGAGGTAAGACTGTACCAGACGAATGTGCTCTCGCTGTTCAGTGCGCTTAATGTATATTATGCCTTCGCTTTCGATCCGGCCAAAGTACCTGTGGATAACAATGGGATCTGTGATGATATCATTGCCGGAAGCGGTGTAGACGGTAATATTTCTGCCAGCAGCAGTTTCATCGCTCCGCTTTCTTATGTTCAGAACAGGGAAAGGATCGGTGACGGTGACAAGAACTCTTATGGTTCCATTGTGCTTCCTGCCGGTATTTTAGGATCCTACTCCGTTGGAGTGCTGGATAAAAACCAGGTGTATCCTGCTGGAAACAGGGCCGGATTTGTGATCTCTCCCGATGACGAAGGTAAGCTTATCAGTGCTGAGTTTCTAAAAAATATTACCATTGAAACCTATTTATACGGACAGCTTCAGGATTCAAAAACCTTATTAGACGGAGGAGGGCTGATCAATATCAAGGTTCTTGGTTTTGGATCAGGAAAACAAAAAGTAACGGTTACTACAACTAAGCCTTTCAATGAAGTGCGTTTAAAAGTAACCCAGACAGCCGGTATCAACCTTGGTTCGCTCAAAGTATATTATGCATTTGAAGAGCCTGTGGCATGTGACTGTGATGACAAGGTTCAGACAAGCGGTTCTGCGATTGCAGGAAATATTGTGACCGGAAACAACTGGACATCCGGACCTGGCTTTTTAGGAATCATTGTTGCGAAGCTAACCAATCTCGGAGCGATTGTAGACAATGACCCTTCCAATTATGCCACCGCAACAGTGCCGGCAGCATCTCTGTTCAGTATTTTCTCAGCATATGCTACCGTAGGGGTCAATACTACCTTGCCTGCCAATACCTATGCCGGATTCACTCTGGAAAAGGCAGCCAACCTTATCGGAATCAGTGTTCTGGATAATATTACGGTGACATTCTATAAAGACAATACCGTAACGGATACCTTTACCGGTGCGGGAAGCCTTTTCAGCGGTAACTTATTCACGCTTAATTCCAACAAATTCTATGTAGGGGGTAAATCGACCAAGCCTTTTAACAGGATGAAGATTACCTTTAACAGCGGAAGCGCTTTGCGCATCCCTCAGAGTTACAATATCTACAATGCTTTCGCCAGCAAGGATGATGATAATGATGGCGTACCGAACTGCTTCGATCAGTGCCCTAACGGAGATGACAGCATCGATAATAACGGGAACGGTATTCCCGATTGCGCCGAAGGATGCACTGCGGTAACTGACAAATCTCCTGTCCTTGATACTGACGGGGACGGAATTGTAGATGCCTGCGACCTCGATTCGGATAATGACGGCATTCCGGATTCAGTAGAAGATGCCAATGCCAATGGTAAATACGAAGATGACGATGCTGAAGGAGACTTACTGCTCACTCCTGTCCTCGGAGATTCAGTTCCTAACTACCGCGATCTGGATTCGGATAATGACGGTATCCTTGACCTTTTTGAAGCCGGCATTCCTGTTTCGGTTATCAACCAGATTGATGCGGACCATAATGGTGTTGTGGATGCTAATGTAGCAGTGGGTCAAAACGGTATTGCCGATGTCCTGGAAACATATCCGGATTCAGGTGTGATGAAATATCCGGTTCAAAATACTGATGGCGACGATAAGCTGGACTTCCTGGATCTTACTTCCAATGGTTCAGATTATGATCTGTATGCAATCGGTAAGAGCGACCTCGATGATCTTGGCGGCGGATTCATTTCCAGGATCAGTGACCAGGATAAAGATGGTATCCAGGCGGTAGTAGATACAGATCTCGTAGAAAGAGGTGCGCCTGATTCTCCATTGTCTCCGTATGCTGTACAGGCTAAAAATGCACAGAAAACATCCAAAGCATCAGACACCGGCATCAGGACAGCAGCAGATGATATAAAAATTTACCCTAACCCGGTAAGATCCGGTGAAAGCCTGACCATACGATCACAGCAAGAGGGAATTTACAGTCTGTTCTCTGCCCAGGGACAACTGATTAAAACCGGACAGTTTAAAGGTAATGTGGAAATAACCAATACTTTGCCTGCGGGGATTTACATCATCAAGATAGAAACCCAATCGGCTGTAAAATCATATAAGGTACTGGTAAAATAA
- the rplK gene encoding 50S ribosomal protein L11, whose amino-acid sequence MAKKVFKMVKLQVKGGAANPSPPVGPALGSAGVNIMEFCKQFNGRTQDKPGQVLPVVITVYEDKSFEFVIKTPPAAIQLMDAAKIKGGSGEPNRNKVGSVTWDQVKKIAEDKMADLNCFTMDSALSMVAGTARSMGLRVTGTKPTNA is encoded by the coding sequence ATGGCTAAAAAAGTCTTTAAAATGGTAAAGCTTCAGGTGAAAGGTGGCGCAGCTAACCCTTCTCCACCAGTAGGTCCAGCATTGGGTTCTGCAGGTGTGAACATCATGGAGTTTTGTAAGCAATTTAACGGAAGAACCCAGGACAAGCCAGGTCAGGTTTTACCTGTAGTAATTACAGTATACGAGGACAAATCTTTTGAATTCGTAATTAAAACCCCGCCTGCAGCAATTCAGTTAATGGATGCGGCTAAGATCAAAGGAGGTTCCGGTGAACCAAACAGAAACAAAGTAGGTTCTGTAACTTGGGATCAGGTAAAGAAAATCGCCGAAGATAAAATGGCTGACCTTAACTGCTTCACAATGGATTCTGCTCTTTCTATGGTTGCAGGTACTGCCCGATCTATGGGATTAAGAGTAACAGGAACTAAACCAACTAACGCTTAA